A segment of the Symmachiella macrocystis genome:
TCAGCGCAATCGTCGCACCGAAGTCGCTGTGGCGCCCGAACCGCAAAACGCCGAGAAACATGTCGCCGATTTTCTCGACAGCGTGCGCAACGAACGCCGTCCACATGGTGATATTCAGCACGGCCACCTCAGTTCGTCACTATGCCATCTGGGTAACATCGCAACGCGCTTAGGCCGTTCGCTGGAATTCGATCCCGAGCACGAAACGTTTATCAACGATGACGAGGCGAACGCGCTGGTGTCACGCCCCTACCGCGACCACTGGGGTGCTCCTGTGGGGGCATAGGAGTTTTCGCCCTTGCCCTGGTTCCCAAACTCCGTTTGGGAAAGAAGAGAGGGGAATGAGGAGACAGAGACGTTTCGGATCAGTCTTTCACGACCGGATTGACAAGTGTGCCGATGCCGGTGATGGTGATTGCGACTTCATCACCATGCTCTAATGTGAATTCATCCGGGGGGACGATGCCGGTGCCGGTGAGCAGGATCGCGCCGTGTGGGAAGTCGTTTTCTTTTCCCAGCCAACTGATGAGATCTTCGAAGCTGCGGGCCATTTGATCGACGTTGGTCTCGCCAGAGAAGACCTCGCTGCCGCCTCGTTTGATCGACAGGACAATACTGGTGCCGGCGCGGTCGATCGGTTTTTCTGGAATCAGGACGCATGGTCCCAAGCCGCAGCATTGGTTGTAGAATTTTGCCTGGGGCAAGTAGAGCGGATTTTCGCCTTCAATGTCCCGGGCGGACATGTCATTGCCAACTGTCAAACCGACGAGTTTCTTTTCCGGCGACACCATGAGCGCCAACTCAGGTTCTGGAACCGACCACCCGCTGTCGAAGCGAACGCGGACCGGATCGCCGGGCCCGGAGACGCGGCTGGGGGTGGCTTTGAAAAATAACTCTGGACGATCGGCGGTGTAGACGCGGTCGTAGTGAGACGCAGCTGTATCCGATTCTTCCATCCGCGCGACTTGGCTGCGTTTATAGGTCACGCCGGCAGCCCAGATTTCCTGGCGATCGACAGGTGCGCGAAAGTTGACCTCTTCGATTCCAATCGGAGCTGCTTTTTGGTCGATGAGGTATTTGGCCAGCCCGATTGGATCGGGGCTATGCAGCAAATCGGCGAGATTGTGACAATTGTCGACCTGCATCAGGTCCAACATCCGCACGCGTTTCTCTTCAATTAAGGCCAAGTGAGTCGATTGGTCGGCCAGTTGAATCGTTGCCACTCGCATCGCTATGTCGCTCTATGTTCGTGAAGGGCGTTCAACAAGGCTTGCATGTCGCTGGGCAATGGAGCTTCAAACTCGCACCATTGTCCGTCGGCTGGATGTGTGAACGACAACCGCCGGGCATGCAATGCCTGCCGGCTGATGAGCGAGGCACGCCGCCCGCTAGAAGGTTCATCATCGGCATGTTCACTAGTGTAACCGGCTGCGGCAAATTTCTCACCTGTAACGAGCCGTTCCAGGTCCAACTTGGCATGTCCGCCGTAAAGACGGTCGGCGGCAATCGAATGCCCCAGGTACTGCATGTGCACCCGCAATTGATGCGTGCGTCCCGTGCGGGGGTGCAATCGCACATGCGTAAAGCCGCGAAAACGCTCGATGACCTCGTAAAACGTAACCGCCTCGCGCGCTTCGCCGCCGGGCGGGCAGATCGTCATTTTCTCGCGATTCTTGGAATGCACACGCACGTGGGTCTCGATATAGTCGCTATCGAGTTCGACTTCGCCCCACACGATCGCGTGGTACACCTTTTTCACTTCGCGGCGTTCAAACTGGCTGCTCAAGCGAT
Coding sequences within it:
- a CDS encoding fumarylacetoacetate hydrolase family protein, which gives rise to MRVATIQLADQSTHLALIEEKRVRMLDLMQVDNCHNLADLLHSPDPIGLAKYLIDQKAAPIGIEEVNFRAPVDRQEIWAAGVTYKRSQVARMEESDTAASHYDRVYTADRPELFFKATPSRVSGPGDPVRVRFDSGWSVPEPELALMVSPEKKLVGLTVGNDMSARDIEGENPLYLPQAKFYNQCCGLGPCVLIPEKPIDRAGTSIVLSIKRGGSEVFSGETNVDQMARSFEDLISWLGKENDFPHGAILLTGTGIVPPDEFTLEHGDEVAITITGIGTLVNPVVKD
- a CDS encoding RluA family pseudouridine synthase; the encoded protein is MNAPESREPISLAVEDRAHGWRLDHYLTRLYPNFSRSAFQKSISAGTILVNGLEAKPAHRLRVNDILSVQLPTVTDGGIPAENIPLSIIHEDDSLVVINKQAGMIVHPGRGNPHGTLAAALQYHFDSLSDVAGRFRPGIVHRLDRDTSGLLVVAKDNQVHNRLSSQFERREVKKVYHAIVWGEVELDSDYIETHVRVHSKNREKMTICPPGGEAREAVTFYEVIERFRGFTHVRLHPRTGRTHQLRVHMQYLGHSIAADRLYGGHAKLDLERLVTGEKFAAAGYTSEHADDEPSSGRRASLISRQALHARRLSFTHPADGQWCEFEAPLPSDMQALLNALHEHRAT